Proteins found in one Thermoanaerobaculia bacterium genomic segment:
- a CDS encoding 2-oxoglutarate oxidoreductase, which yields TGDGDCCSIGAGHWLHAARYNMDLTVMIFDNSVYGLTKKQTSPTTPLGLSTNTHPDGAFLPPLDVAATTLGFPNVSFVARTVDWNPAHLQATLATASRHVGTSFVHILQRCPTYTPKIFESLRNDPDRILLLTHAGGVPVEPAVERMYKNRQEHDPSDLAAARALASGGDRLAIGLLYRNPDAPRYDQYTVRGLGMSREQKVAAIERELDRFAI from the coding sequence ACCGGCGACGGCGACTGCTGCTCGATCGGCGCCGGCCACTGGCTGCATGCGGCGCGCTACAACATGGATCTGACCGTGATGATCTTCGACAACAGCGTCTACGGGCTGACCAAGAAGCAGACCTCGCCGACGACGCCGCTCGGTCTCTCGACCAACACCCATCCGGACGGCGCCTTCCTGCCGCCGCTCGACGTCGCCGCGACGACGCTCGGCTTCCCGAACGTTTCGTTCGTGGCGCGCACCGTCGACTGGAATCCAGCTCATCTGCAGGCGACGCTCGCCACCGCATCGCGCCACGTGGGCACGAGCTTCGTCCACATCCTGCAGCGCTGCCCGACGTACACCCCGAAGATCTTCGAGTCGCTGCGCAACGATCCGGATCGCATCCTGCTGCTGACCCATGCCGGCGGCGTGCCGGTCGAGCCGGCGGTCGAGCGCATGTACAAGAACCGGCAGGAGCACGACCCGAGCGATCTCGCTGCGGCCCGCGCTCTAGCCAGTGGCGGCGACCGCCTCGCCATCGGCCTGCTCTACCGCAACCCCGACGCCCCGCGCTACGACCAGTACACGGTGCGCGGCCTCGGCATGAGCCGCGAACAGAAAGTCGCGGCGATCGAGCGTGAGCTCGACCGCTTCGCGATCTAG
- a CDS encoding ferredoxin, whose protein sequence is MATATPATPDELRRFHYGDPAAQATPLPRGVLPAALEPFRGKPVRSGWPLLADLDAAGEGWLRPLALAERAQLASGKLEFPPGATLVDFSRRAPLALAALAARRRLRVARAAFAGEAQELAATAEALLAADRARRPEGVAERTRGGSMGALGSRFVDTTQLANVVGRRRGGAPLPETRRLRLEAARDRLAAFETAGEPLWIVPHDGILTDLVAPAQVAAEGHDLCTVAGAAFDEATRDVVELARAVRVVRLEAAEAFVPERHEAWLDRFDWRSLAAQELQLVSPILVLFAGVEPFLHALSALSALLLSGRPVQIVVLSGEAPQQDPLSYRLEPAYLGVAHRQAFVQQGSLAFPLPLAAGFDRALSGRRAGLHVIDAPDSREGSDTAGGELDAWLVASARVSGRAAPLFRFDPEAGSSWARRLHFDENPEPSADWPSEPLLVATRSAAGATSPAGAAGSAGAAASGTPGAAAAAGAPATAAFTFADAALLDPAWKTHFALAGGPAVPAGELRPLADWMDLDEEESVRHLPFVWGADNEGALHRLVVSRVLALATRDRLAYWRTLEELAGVRNEHVEVAVEQARSEAAGRAAREREELVARHARELESLRATSDQRAVDRLISTLFEIAPTTAGAMAPAPQGRSAAAAPDATAAPSAGAAPATTPAAAAAPAAPTEDVAEEAWIDTVLCTSCDECIRKSPGIFAYNADKQAFVKNPRGGSFRDLVIAAEACTAKIIHPGTPWNPAEPDLESSRTRARAFA, encoded by the coding sequence GTGGCGACTGCGACCCCGGCGACACCCGACGAGCTTCGGCGATTCCACTACGGCGATCCCGCGGCCCAGGCGACGCCGCTGCCGCGGGGCGTGCTGCCCGCGGCGCTCGAGCCGTTTCGTGGCAAGCCCGTGCGCAGCGGTTGGCCGCTCTTGGCCGACCTCGATGCGGCCGGCGAGGGTTGGCTGCGTCCGCTGGCGCTCGCCGAGCGTGCGCAGCTCGCCTCCGGCAAGCTCGAGTTCCCACCGGGCGCGACGCTGGTCGACTTCAGCCGCCGGGCGCCGCTGGCGCTCGCGGCGCTCGCTGCCCGGCGCCGTCTGAGGGTCGCCCGGGCCGCATTCGCCGGCGAGGCGCAGGAGCTCGCCGCGACCGCCGAGGCGCTGCTGGCCGCCGATCGAGCGCGGCGTCCCGAGGGCGTCGCCGAGCGAACGCGGGGTGGAAGCATGGGCGCTCTGGGGTCGCGCTTCGTCGACACCACCCAGTTGGCGAACGTCGTCGGGCGCCGGCGCGGCGGAGCACCCCTCCCCGAAACGCGGCGGCTGCGGCTCGAAGCGGCTCGCGACCGGCTCGCCGCCTTCGAGACCGCCGGAGAACCGCTCTGGATCGTCCCGCACGACGGGATCCTGACCGACCTGGTGGCTCCGGCGCAGGTGGCGGCGGAAGGACACGATCTGTGCACGGTGGCAGGCGCCGCCTTCGACGAAGCGACCCGCGACGTCGTCGAGCTGGCTCGTGCCGTCCGCGTCGTCCGTCTCGAGGCCGCGGAGGCGTTCGTGCCCGAGCGTCACGAAGCCTGGCTCGATCGGTTCGACTGGCGCAGTCTCGCGGCCCAGGAGCTCCAGCTGGTGTCGCCGATCCTCGTCCTCTTCGCCGGTGTCGAGCCCTTCCTCCATGCGCTCTCCGCCCTCTCGGCGCTGCTGCTCTCCGGGCGCCCGGTGCAGATCGTCGTGCTCTCCGGCGAAGCGCCGCAGCAGGACCCGCTCTCCTATCGCCTCGAGCCGGCCTACCTCGGCGTCGCCCATCGGCAGGCTTTCGTGCAGCAGGGCTCGCTCGCCTTCCCGCTGCCCCTGGCTGCCGGTTTCGACCGGGCTCTTTCCGGGCGGCGAGCCGGACTGCACGTCATCGACGCCCCCGACTCCCGCGAGGGCTCCGACACGGCCGGCGGCGAGCTCGACGCCTGGCTGGTCGCTTCGGCACGGGTCTCGGGCCGCGCTGCACCGCTCTTCCGTTTCGACCCGGAAGCCGGGTCGAGCTGGGCCCGGCGCCTGCACTTCGACGAGAATCCCGAGCCTTCGGCCGATTGGCCGAGCGAACCGCTGCTGGTCGCGACCCGCTCCGCCGCAGGCGCCACCAGCCCGGCTGGTGCCGCGGGTTCGGCTGGCGCGGCGGCCTCGGGGACCCCGGGTGCGGCCGCTGCCGCCGGGGCGCCCGCGACAGCAGCCTTCACCTTCGCCGACGCGGCGCTCCTCGACCCTGCCTGGAAGACGCACTTCGCCCTCGCGGGCGGCCCGGCGGTGCCGGCCGGAGAGCTTCGCCCGCTCGCCGACTGGATGGACCTCGACGAGGAAGAGAGTGTCCGCCACCTGCCGTTCGTCTGGGGGGCCGACAACGAAGGCGCCCTGCATCGCCTGGTTGTGTCGCGCGTTCTGGCGCTCGCGACCCGCGATCGACTGGCCTATTGGCGCACGCTCGAGGAGCTCGCGGGCGTGCGCAACGAGCATGTGGAAGTTGCCGTCGAACAGGCGAGGAGCGAAGCGGCCGGGCGCGCGGCGCGCGAGCGTGAAGAGCTCGTGGCACGCCATGCCCGCGAGCTCGAGAGTCTGCGCGCGACCTCCGACCAGCGCGCCGTCGACCGGCTGATCTCGACACTCTTCGAGATCGCTCCGACCACGGCGGGCGCGATGGCGCCCGCACCGCAGGGGCGCTCGGCCGCGGCGGCACCGGACGCGACCGCAGCGCCGTCGGCGGGCGCCGCGCCGGCAACGACGCCGGCGGCTGCCGCGGCTCCGGCGGCGCCGACGGAGGATGTTGCCGAAGAGGCCTGGATCGACACCGTGCTCTGTACCTCGTGCGACGAGTGCATCCGAAAGTCGCCGGGTATCTTCGCTTACAACGCCGACAAGCAGGCCTTCGTGAAGAATCCCCGCGGTGGGAGCTTTCGCGACCTGGTGATCGCCGCCGAAGCCTGCACGGCGAAGATCATCCACCCCGGCACGCCCTGGAATCCGGCGGAGCCCGACCTCGAAAGCTCGCGCACACGTGCGCGGGCTTTCGCCTGA
- a CDS encoding RnfABCDGE type electron transport complex subunit B — translation MEGVAIAAAVLGGLGLLFGGVLALADRFLKVEEDPRIEQVERLLPGSNCGACGQPGCRGLAERIVAGEQPPSKCTVSSPSGLDAIADFLGVDVGAAEKQVARIHCGGGLGRARMLASYEGESSCRGAHLVGGGGLECSWGCLGLADCVRACTFDAMRMNGSRLPVVDVAKCTACGDCVVACPRALIDIVPLAHPLIVQCRAPLAAEAARHLCSAACDACGRCAADAAPGLVRMVSNLPVIDYAAGGPAAPAATYRCPTGAIRWVIGDQFQEDEASVRSVHV, via the coding sequence ATGGAAGGAGTGGCCATCGCGGCGGCGGTCCTGGGGGGGCTCGGCCTGCTCTTCGGAGGGGTGCTGGCGCTCGCCGATCGCTTCCTCAAGGTGGAGGAGGACCCGCGGATCGAACAGGTCGAGCGTCTTCTGCCGGGTTCCAACTGTGGCGCCTGTGGTCAGCCCGGCTGCCGTGGTCTGGCGGAGCGCATCGTCGCCGGCGAGCAGCCGCCTTCGAAGTGCACGGTCTCCTCTCCCTCCGGCCTCGACGCCATCGCCGACTTCCTCGGCGTCGATGTCGGTGCCGCCGAAAAACAGGTGGCGCGCATCCATTGCGGCGGCGGCCTGGGGCGCGCCCGGATGCTGGCGAGCTACGAGGGGGAGAGCAGCTGTCGCGGCGCCCACCTCGTGGGGGGCGGCGGCCTCGAATGTTCCTGGGGCTGTCTGGGTCTGGCCGACTGTGTCCGCGCGTGCACTTTCGACGCCATGCGGATGAACGGCTCGCGCCTGCCGGTCGTCGATGTCGCGAAGTGCACCGCCTGCGGCGACTGCGTCGTGGCTTGCCCACGCGCTTTGATCGACATCGTACCGCTCGCCCATCCGCTCATCGTGCAGTGCCGCGCACCGCTCGCCGCCGAGGCGGCGCGGCATCTGTGCAGCGCGGCGTGCGACGCCTGCGGGCGTTGCGCTGCCGACGCCGCGCCCGGGCTCGTGCGCATGGTCTCGAACCTCCCCGTCATCGACTATGCCGCCGGCGGCCCGGCCGCTCCGGCAGCGACGTATCGCTGTCCCACCGGCGCGATCCGCTGGGTGATCGGCGACCAGTTCCAGGAAGACGAAGCCTCGGTGAGGAGCGTGCATGTCTGA
- a CDS encoding 4Fe-4S binding protein: MSESGSSRPLLERLFGGGGSRRAAEPGRPFFGTGLAAFAEVARSAGARLVVGDGLAGEPALAGSLSGALTGGMATALGLALGGERVALVLGESELAASFALAREAVRRRAPFCIGLVSGSLLGAQRAAEAGMAVLVPGSVGEAVDHTCAAILAAESALVPVVVALDGPTLAGAVQEAALPEIALLGRLLGHPADNVHCDGAALRELFGEHRRRIPRGHDAGRSVRLGGEPGPQAASAAYAAERIFFTPDLARHVDTALSRVAESTGRPLPAVAGSKLGRVDLGIVACGAFAETASALAAAAGRPGPRLAVVALRRFAPLPEAELAELVGGCRKLAVLERLDGATGAGAGILTATLRRGLTSTGAGVGADIELATIGVAGESATLRAADLAAACRVLAERFRPLLLPGLRTAASDAYPKRRALQDRFRRDLPGWDELSAHGEGDLDLRPAGGVTLRFERRLGNGELARASARLLGTVLGGHLRSRLELAAPAAGLAEHDWLIWAPEPFADPGEPPAADLEFQFVRPPEGGARDLFLGALVALVARRTGRPLKERVLRAVAEQLHAECAADELEAHAADLLAGFAEPEVALRPFLATGPSKPRTATPPRASGRSRAAVDSAGGGTGAIGAIGDGARFWDQIGLPLGEGAGDELLPDPTLALAALPALSSPVGASDFPGQPTFLPEKCTGCAACWTLCPHSAIEVNAQPIAQLLEAGIAAVGRSGRSAEGLRRFTRKLAERIAFEAATRHGGTLGEWLVSAAGAVFAAAALAPERLAEARAALALVASEIGVLQVAATPELYFSSAGTALADGALLVLAVDPDRCTACGICVAECAPEALVRQAVSAAPADGAPARLAAERATIHALDLLPASDKAAVERVAAAPKLGPLAAALLAPEGVVPLAGFDRARPGSASRLAVRQAFGLLARALAPRRAAQRAELQKLGERLAEAVHSTLGRALPDRDLAALSRGLDSAGGGVVDLGELATRLAGVVTSERVDVSRLGHLVEAARAVADLGARLGAGDDALSPLFSVVVGPGEALSWARQFPDNPFGVPATVAVSAPIALARGLAIAETERAVAAARVLRRARLELERPQEARLAPELLARLAWGDLDAAERTFAVPIVVLIDESAGDDEAGAANALLAAALPVAVVTLDGGYGRGPRSAWWAIAVTAASAGEGIVAHAAIAGDAAGGAGGSGMAPLAEAWTAFATGERSALVRVLAPSWVSRAAPGGAVEPFEDYVLDRARRAVEAREFPLGCRTAAAPSTPTALRVDPFSAREARTVVHDAELAALEVRHRAELAGLETELRHRLAERARTRLLELAAHRSAEISDGAKSTDRAESPRAS, translated from the coding sequence ATGTCTGAATCCGGCAGTTCGCGCCCGCTTCTCGAGCGGCTCTTCGGTGGTGGCGGCTCCCGCCGAGCGGCGGAACCCGGACGGCCGTTCTTCGGCACCGGGCTCGCGGCGTTCGCCGAGGTGGCGCGGAGCGCGGGTGCGCGCCTGGTGGTGGGCGACGGGTTGGCGGGCGAGCCGGCGCTCGCTGGCAGCTTGAGCGGCGCCCTGACGGGCGGAATGGCGACGGCTCTCGGCCTGGCTCTGGGTGGCGAGCGCGTGGCGCTCGTCCTCGGCGAGAGCGAGCTCGCGGCGAGCTTTGCGCTCGCCCGGGAAGCGGTGAGGCGGCGTGCTCCGTTCTGCATCGGCCTCGTCTCGGGGTCTCTCCTGGGTGCCCAGCGGGCAGCCGAAGCCGGCATGGCGGTCCTCGTCCCCGGCTCGGTGGGCGAAGCGGTGGATCACACCTGCGCGGCGATCCTCGCCGCCGAGTCGGCACTCGTGCCGGTCGTCGTGGCGCTCGACGGTCCGACGCTCGCCGGTGCCGTGCAGGAGGCCGCGCTCCCCGAGATCGCCCTGCTCGGACGGCTCCTCGGCCACCCGGCCGACAACGTGCACTGCGATGGCGCCGCCCTTCGTGAGCTCTTCGGCGAGCACCGCCGGCGCATCCCGCGCGGGCACGACGCCGGTCGCTCTGTCCGGCTGGGTGGCGAGCCCGGGCCGCAGGCGGCGAGCGCCGCCTACGCCGCGGAGCGGATCTTCTTCACGCCCGATCTCGCGCGGCATGTGGACACGGCGCTCTCGCGAGTCGCCGAGTCCACGGGCCGGCCGCTGCCGGCGGTGGCCGGGTCGAAGCTGGGACGGGTCGATCTCGGAATCGTGGCGTGCGGCGCCTTCGCCGAAACAGCAAGCGCCCTGGCCGCTGCTGCCGGGCGCCCGGGTCCGCGCCTCGCCGTGGTGGCGCTCCGCCGCTTCGCTCCGCTGCCGGAGGCCGAGCTCGCCGAGCTCGTCGGCGGCTGCCGCAAGCTGGCGGTGCTCGAGCGCCTCGACGGCGCGACGGGAGCCGGCGCCGGCATACTCACGGCGACGTTGCGCCGAGGACTTACCTCTACGGGTGCTGGTGTCGGTGCGGACATCGAGCTCGCGACGATCGGTGTCGCCGGGGAGAGCGCGACACTCCGTGCTGCCGACCTCGCCGCCGCTTGCCGCGTCCTGGCTGAACGCTTCCGGCCGCTGCTCCTGCCCGGCCTGCGGACTGCGGCGAGCGACGCCTATCCCAAGCGCCGGGCACTGCAAGACCGCTTCCGTCGCGATCTGCCCGGCTGGGACGAGCTCTCGGCCCACGGCGAAGGCGATCTCGATCTGCGCCCCGCCGGCGGCGTCACGTTGCGCTTCGAGCGCCGGTTGGGGAACGGTGAGCTGGCGCGAGCCTCCGCCCGGCTCCTGGGCACCGTGTTGGGGGGGCACCTGCGCTCCCGGCTGGAGCTCGCGGCCCCCGCCGCCGGCCTGGCGGAACACGACTGGCTGATCTGGGCGCCCGAGCCGTTCGCCGATCCGGGCGAGCCCCCGGCGGCCGATCTCGAGTTCCAGTTCGTGCGGCCACCCGAGGGTGGAGCGCGCGACCTCTTCCTCGGTGCGCTCGTGGCGCTCGTCGCGCGGCGGACCGGGCGCCCACTCAAGGAGCGCGTGCTGCGCGCGGTCGCAGAGCAGCTCCACGCGGAATGCGCGGCCGACGAGCTCGAGGCGCATGCGGCCGACCTGCTCGCGGGCTTCGCGGAGCCTGAGGTCGCGCTGCGCCCGTTCCTCGCGACGGGGCCATCGAAACCTCGCACCGCAACGCCGCCGCGCGCGAGTGGGAGAAGTCGGGCCGCGGTCGACTCGGCGGGCGGCGGCACTGGGGCGATTGGAGCCATCGGAGATGGGGCGCGCTTCTGGGATCAGATTGGTCTGCCGCTCGGCGAGGGCGCCGGCGACGAGCTGCTCCCCGACCCGACGCTCGCGCTCGCCGCCTTGCCGGCCCTCTCGTCTCCGGTCGGAGCGTCGGACTTCCCCGGACAGCCGACCTTCCTGCCCGAGAAGTGCACCGGCTGCGCCGCTTGCTGGACACTCTGTCCGCACAGCGCGATCGAGGTGAACGCGCAGCCGATCGCGCAACTCCTCGAGGCTGGAATTGCGGCCGTCGGTCGCAGCGGCCGCTCCGCCGAAGGGCTTCGCCGTTTCACGCGCAAGCTCGCGGAGCGCATCGCGTTCGAGGCGGCGACGCGGCATGGCGGGACGCTCGGCGAATGGCTGGTGAGCGCCGCGGGGGCCGTCTTCGCCGCGGCGGCGCTCGCGCCGGAGCGCCTGGCCGAAGCGCGCGCCGCGCTGGCGCTGGTCGCCAGCGAGATCGGCGTGCTGCAGGTCGCGGCGACGCCGGAGCTCTATTTCTCGAGCGCCGGTACCGCCCTGGCCGACGGTGCGCTCCTGGTACTCGCGGTCGACCCTGACCGCTGCACCGCGTGCGGGATCTGCGTCGCCGAGTGCGCTCCGGAGGCGCTGGTTCGCCAAGCGGTGTCGGCGGCACCGGCAGACGGTGCCCCGGCGCGGCTGGCCGCGGAACGCGCCACGATTCACGCCCTCGATCTCCTGCCGGCGTCCGACAAGGCTGCGGTCGAACGCGTCGCGGCAGCGCCCAAGCTCGGCCCTCTGGCGGCGGCGCTCCTCGCCCCCGAAGGCGTGGTGCCGCTCGCCGGCTTCGATCGCGCCCGGCCCGGGTCCGCTTCGCGGCTCGCGGTTCGCCAGGCGTTCGGGCTGCTGGCGCGGGCGCTCGCGCCGCGCCGCGCCGCCCAGCGGGCCGAGCTGCAGAAGCTCGGCGAGCGGCTCGCCGAGGCGGTCCATTCGACCCTGGGAAGAGCGCTTCCGGATCGCGATCTCGCGGCGCTCTCGCGCGGTCTCGACTCGGCGGGCGGCGGCGTCGTCGATCTGGGCGAGCTCGCCACCCGCCTGGCCGGAGTCGTCACGAGCGAACGCGTCGATGTCTCCCGTCTGGGTCATCTGGTGGAGGCGGCGCGCGCGGTGGCCGACCTGGGTGCCCGCCTGGGTGCGGGCGACGATGCCCTGAGCCCGCTCTTTTCCGTCGTCGTCGGTCCGGGCGAGGCGCTCTCCTGGGCGCGACAGTTCCCCGACAATCCGTTCGGGGTTCCGGCGACCGTGGCGGTCTCGGCGCCGATCGCCTTGGCGCGTGGCCTGGCGATCGCCGAGACCGAACGCGCCGTCGCCGCGGCCCGTGTGCTGCGCCGCGCGCGCCTCGAGCTCGAACGGCCGCAAGAGGCGCGGCTCGCGCCGGAGCTCCTCGCGCGTCTCGCCTGGGGCGACCTCGACGCGGCCGAACGCACTTTCGCCGTTCCGATCGTCGTGCTGATCGACGAATCGGCCGGCGATGACGAGGCCGGCGCCGCCAACGCGCTGCTCGCGGCCGCGTTGCCGGTCGCCGTGGTCACGCTCGATGGCGGCTACGGTCGCGGACCGCGCTCGGCCTGGTGGGCGATCGCGGTGACCGCTGCCAGTGCGGGAGAGGGGATCGTGGCGCACGCGGCGATCGCCGGGGATGCCGCCGGTGGCGCCGGCGGCAGTGGGATGGCGCCACTGGCCGAGGCCTGGACGGCATTCGCGACCGGTGAGCGGAGCGCGCTCGTCCGCGTGCTCGCGCCGTCCTGGGTGTCCCGAGCGGCGCCCGGCGGCGCGGTGGAACCCTTTGAAGATTACGTCTTGGATCGTGCCCGGAGGGCGGTGGAGGCCCGTGAGTTCCCCCTGGGTTGTCGCACTGCGGCAGCCCCCTCCACCCCCACCGCTCTCCGGGTCGATCCATTTTCTGCCAGAGAGGCTCGCACCGTCGTCCACGATGCCGAGCTCGCGGCGCTCGAAGTGCGCCACCGTGCCGAGCTCGCGGGTCTCGAGACCGAGCTCCGTCACAGGCTCGCCGAGCGCGCCCGCACGCGACTGCTCGAGCTCGCAGCGCACCGCTCGGCCGAGATCTCCGATGGCGCCAAGAGCACCGATCGCGCGGAATCGCCGAGGGCCTCATGA
- the rsxC gene encoding electron transport complex subunit RsxC, with translation MSHGRTFRHGIHPEEHKEATAALAVERMPFVERYILPLSQHAGAPSRPLVEVGQQVRRGQAIAEAVGFISTTLHASVDGQVVAIAPRPHPSGKLVPAIEVVADRSSPQRLAAALELGGALDPFHLSHERFVTELQLAGLVGLGGAAFPTHVKYRVPEGGRIERLLVNGCECEPFLTSDHRLMLERTAAVVRGAGIAAYHLGAKLVVFGVEHNKPDAIAALERAVAEATAARAGAAPGEQPEMRVVGLAVKYPQGAEKMLIRAVWGEEVPSGKLPLDLGIVVNNVATMAAIADWFDLRRPLVERLVTVAGPGVRRPANLLVPLGTPVRAVLEHCGGLDEATREVVMGGPMMGTPLASLDVPVIKGTSGLLAFTDAEARLPAEYSCIKCGRCVEACPQFLNPSRLGRLARAGRFDELVSYHATDCVECGSCSFACPSGIPIVQLIRVAKGALRERAAQVQAAAVPPGGSPPKS, from the coding sequence ATGAGCCACGGTCGTACCTTCCGGCACGGCATTCATCCCGAGGAGCACAAGGAGGCGACCGCCGCCCTCGCCGTCGAGCGCATGCCGTTCGTCGAGCGCTACATCCTGCCGCTCTCGCAGCACGCCGGCGCGCCGTCGCGGCCTCTCGTCGAAGTCGGCCAGCAGGTGCGGCGCGGGCAGGCGATCGCCGAAGCCGTCGGTTTCATCTCGACGACGCTGCACGCCTCGGTCGACGGCCAGGTGGTGGCGATCGCTCCACGCCCGCACCCGTCGGGCAAGCTCGTGCCGGCGATCGAGGTCGTCGCCGACCGCTCCTCGCCGCAGCGCCTCGCCGCCGCGCTCGAGCTCGGCGGAGCGCTCGATCCGTTTCATCTGTCGCACGAGAGGTTCGTCACCGAGTTGCAGTTGGCGGGACTCGTCGGGCTGGGCGGCGCCGCCTTTCCGACGCACGTCAAATACCGCGTGCCGGAGGGCGGCAGGATCGAACGCCTGTTGGTGAACGGCTGCGAATGCGAGCCGTTCCTGACCTCCGATCACCGCCTGATGCTCGAGCGCACCGCCGCCGTCGTGCGCGGTGCCGGGATCGCCGCCTACCACCTCGGGGCGAAGCTCGTCGTGTTCGGCGTCGAGCACAACAAGCCCGACGCCATCGCCGCACTCGAGCGCGCTGTGGCCGAGGCAACTGCCGCGCGCGCTGGAGCCGCGCCCGGCGAACAGCCGGAAATGCGCGTCGTCGGGCTCGCCGTCAAGTACCCGCAGGGTGCCGAGAAGATGCTCATCCGCGCCGTGTGGGGCGAAGAGGTGCCCTCCGGCAAGCTCCCGCTCGATCTCGGCATCGTGGTCAATAATGTCGCCACGATGGCGGCGATCGCCGACTGGTTCGACCTTCGCCGGCCGCTGGTCGAACGCCTGGTCACCGTTGCCGGCCCGGGCGTCCGCCGGCCGGCGAACCTCCTCGTGCCTTTGGGCACGCCGGTGCGCGCGGTGCTGGAGCATTGCGGCGGGCTCGACGAGGCGACGCGCGAGGTGGTCATGGGCGGACCGATGATGGGGACGCCGCTCGCGAGCCTCGACGTCCCGGTCATCAAGGGCACTTCGGGGCTACTCGCCTTCACCGACGCCGAGGCGCGGCTTCCTGCCGAGTACTCCTGCATCAAGTGCGGACGGTGCGTCGAGGCCTGCCCCCAGTTCCTCAATCCGTCGCGCCTCGGGCGGCTGGCGCGCGCCGGCCGTTTCGACGAGTTGGTGAGCTATCACGCCACCGACTGCGTCGAATGTGGCTCCTGCAGCTTCGCCTGCCCCTCTGGAATTCCGATCGTGCAGCTGATTCGCGTCGCCAAGGGCGCCCTGCGCGAGCGCGCCGCCCAGGTCCAGGCGGCCGCTGTCCCGCCTGGCGGGAGCCCACCGAAGTCGTGA
- a CDS encoding RnfABCDGE type electron transport complex subunit D — protein sequence MTHAPEPQLVVQPAPFLRPQVSTPRIMGDVLIALAPAFAAGLWFFGLSALLVVLASTAACVATDWALGGGKQLADLSALVTGVLVGLILPPSLPLWMAALGGFVAIALGKAAWGGLGHNLFNPALVGRAFLQAAFPIALTTWVAPQGLLALYSGNLALPFMSAPADAVTSATPLGQMKFLAAPTPLTDLFWGNVSGSIGETSGAAILLGGLYLVARRACDWRLPAGMLGAAALLAELFHQLAPAKYPGALFTLLSGGLLLGAVFMASDPVTSPLSPRGAWIFAAGAGVLVVLIRFWGGLPEGVMYAILLMNAASPLIDRGLQSRVFGARGPKESR from the coding sequence GTGACCCACGCTCCCGAACCGCAACTCGTCGTCCAGCCGGCGCCGTTCCTGCGGCCGCAGGTTTCGACGCCGCGCATCATGGGCGACGTGCTGATCGCGCTGGCACCTGCATTCGCCGCCGGCCTCTGGTTCTTCGGTCTTTCGGCGCTCCTGGTGGTTCTGGCTTCGACCGCCGCCTGTGTCGCCACCGACTGGGCCCTCGGTGGAGGCAAGCAGCTCGCCGACCTCTCGGCGTTGGTCACCGGCGTTCTCGTTGGCCTCATTCTGCCGCCGTCGCTGCCGCTCTGGATGGCGGCACTCGGCGGCTTCGTGGCCATCGCCCTGGGCAAGGCGGCCTGGGGCGGGCTGGGCCACAACCTCTTCAACCCGGCGCTCGTCGGCCGCGCCTTCCTGCAGGCGGCTTTCCCGATCGCCCTGACGACCTGGGTGGCGCCGCAGGGACTGCTCGCGCTCTACAGCGGCAACCTCGCGCTGCCCTTCATGAGCGCGCCGGCAGACGCCGTGACCAGCGCCACGCCGCTCGGCCAGATGAAGTTCCTGGCTGCCCCGACACCGCTCACGGATCTGTTCTGGGGCAACGTCTCGGGTTCGATCGGCGAGACCAGCGGCGCTGCGATCCTGCTCGGTGGCCTCTATCTGGTCGCGCGGCGCGCCTGCGACTGGCGGTTGCCTGCCGGCATGCTCGGCGCTGCGGCCCTCCTCGCCGAGCTCTTCCACCAGCTCGCGCCGGCGAAGTACCCGGGCGCTCTCTTCACGCTGCTCTCGGGCGGACTCCTCCTCGGGGCGGTCTTCATGGCGAGCGATCCGGTGACCTCACCCCTCTCGCCGCGCGGCGCCTGGATCTTCGCCGCCGGCGCCGGCGTCCTCGTGGTGCTCATCCGGTTCTGGGGTGGGCTGCCCGAAGGGGTGATGTACGCCATCCTGCTGATGAACGCCGCCAGCCCGTTGATCGACCGCGGCCTGCAGTCGCGGGTCTTCGGCGCACGAGGGCCGAAGGAGAGCCGATGA
- a CDS encoding FMN-binding protein encodes MSDAVPSPRAGSLRLIATLAIAGLFSGISIVVAYRATLPRIQANQRAALERAVFEVLPGTVRLERLAWDGAKLAAGEAGKGALQESIFAGYGADDALVGFAVPGAGAGFADTIKLIYGLDPTGGRALGMTVLESRETPGLGDKIYKDAKFVAEFRTLVVEPVIELIKGHGDKANQVDAITGATISSRAVVKILNQTNTVWRPRIAALAAQPPAAPGDASRTVPALVPPDAQRGGPVPGGRAGEKP; translated from the coding sequence ATGAGCGACGCGGTCCCCTCGCCGCGCGCTGGATCGCTGCGGCTCATCGCGACGCTCGCCATCGCCGGCCTCTTCTCCGGCATCTCGATCGTCGTCGCCTACCGCGCCACGCTGCCGCGGATCCAGGCGAACCAGCGCGCGGCGCTCGAGCGCGCGGTGTTCGAGGTCCTGCCGGGCACGGTGCGTCTCGAACGCCTCGCCTGGGACGGCGCGAAGCTCGCCGCCGGTGAGGCCGGGAAGGGCGCGCTTCAGGAATCGATCTTCGCCGGCTACGGCGCCGACGATGCCCTCGTGGGGTTCGCCGTGCCGGGCGCCGGCGCGGGCTTCGCGGACACCATCAAGCTGATCTACGGACTCGACCCGACGGGCGGCCGTGCCCTCGGCATGACCGTTCTCGAGAGCCGGGAAACTCCCGGCCTCGGCGACAAGATCTACAAGGACGCGAAGTTCGTCGCCGAGTTCCGCACCCTCGTGGTCGAGCCGGTGATCGAGCTCATCAAGGGACACGGCGACAAGGCAAACCAGGTCGACGCCATCACCGGCGCGACGATCTCGTCGCGGGCCGTGGTCAAGATCCTGAACCAGACGAACACCGTCTGGCGGCCGCGCATCGCGGCGCTCGCCGCGCAGCCCCCGGCGGCGCCCGGCGACGCGAGCCGCACGGTGCCGGCGCTCGTGCCTCCGGACGCGCAGCGCGGCGGGCCGGTTCCCGGCGGCAGGGCGGGAGAGAAGCCATGA